A stretch of the Elephas maximus indicus isolate mEleMax1 chromosome 3, mEleMax1 primary haplotype, whole genome shotgun sequence genome encodes the following:
- the EIF3G gene encoding eukaryotic translation initiation factor 3 subunit G isoform X1, whose translation MPTGEFDSKPSWADQVEEEGEDDKCVTSELLKGIPLATGDTSPEPELLPGGLGSPHHSSSLPAPLPPPKEVINGNIKTVTEYKIDEDGKKLKIVRTFRIETRKASKAVARRKNWKKFGNSEFDPPGPNVATTTVSDDVSMTFITSKEDLNCQEEEDPMNKLKGQKIVSCRICKGDHWTTRCPYKDTLGPMQKELAEQLGLSTGEKEKLPGELEPVQATQSKTGKYVPPSLRDGASRRGESMQPNRRADDNATIRVTNLSEDTRETDLQELFRPFGSISRIYLAKDKTTGQSKGFAFISFHRREDAARAIAGVSGFGYDHLILNVEWAKPSTN comes from the exons ATGCCGACCGGAGAGTTTGA TTCGAAGCCCAGCTGGGCCGACCAGGtggaagaggagggagaggacG ACAAATGCGTCACCAGCGAGCTCCTCAAGGGGATCCCTCTGGCCACTGGTGACACCAGCCCAGAGCCTGAGCTTCTGCCAGGAG GGCTTGGCTCCCCTCACCACTCCTCCTCTCTCCCAGCTCCACTGCCGCCTCCTAAGGAGGTCATTAATGGAAACATCAAGACAGTGACTGAGTACAAGATAGATGAGGATGGCAAGAAGTTGAAG ATTGTACGCACCTTCAGGATTGAGACCCGGAAGGCCTCAAAGGCTGTCGCGAGGAGGAAG AACTGGAAGAAGTTTGGGAACTCAGAGTTTGACCCACCAGGGCCCAATGTGGCTACCACCACAGTCAGCGACGACGTCTCCATGACGTTCATCACCAGCAAAGAG GACCTGAACTGCCAGGAGGAGGAGGACCCAATGAACAAGCTAAAGGGCCAGAAGATCGTGTCCTGCCGCATCTGCAAGGGTGACCACTGGACCACCCGCTGCCCCTACAAGGACACACTGGGGCCCATGCAGAAGGAGCTGGCCGAGCAGCTGGGCCTGTCCACTGGCGAGAAGGAGAAGCTGCCTGGAG AGCTGGAGCCTGTGCAGGCCACCCAGAGCAAGACAGGGAAATACGTGCCGCCAAGCCTACGGGATGGGGCCAGCCGCCGTGGGGAGTCCATGCAGCCCAACCGCAGAG CCGATGACAATGCCACCATCCGCGTCACCAACCTGTCTGAGGACACACGGGAGACCGACCTGCAGGAACTCTTTCGGCCCTTTGGCTCCATCTCCCGCATCTACCTGGCGAAGGACAAGACCACCGGCCAGTCCAAG GGCTTTGCCTTCATCAGCTTCCACCGCCGCGAGGATGCTGCCCGCGCTATTGCTGGGGTGTCCGGCTTTGGATACGACCACCTCATCCTCAACGTTGAGTGGGCCAA GCCATCCACCAACTAA
- the EIF3G gene encoding eukaryotic translation initiation factor 3 subunit G isoform X2 — protein MPTGEFDSKPSWADQVEEEGEDDKCVTSELLKGIPLATGDTSPEPELLPGAPLPPPKEVINGNIKTVTEYKIDEDGKKLKIVRTFRIETRKASKAVARRKNWKKFGNSEFDPPGPNVATTTVSDDVSMTFITSKEDLNCQEEEDPMNKLKGQKIVSCRICKGDHWTTRCPYKDTLGPMQKELAEQLGLSTGEKEKLPGELEPVQATQSKTGKYVPPSLRDGASRRGESMQPNRRADDNATIRVTNLSEDTRETDLQELFRPFGSISRIYLAKDKTTGQSKGFAFISFHRREDAARAIAGVSGFGYDHLILNVEWAKPSTN, from the exons ATGCCGACCGGAGAGTTTGA TTCGAAGCCCAGCTGGGCCGACCAGGtggaagaggagggagaggacG ACAAATGCGTCACCAGCGAGCTCCTCAAGGGGATCCCTCTGGCCACTGGTGACACCAGCCCAGAGCCTGAGCTTCTGCCAGGAG CTCCACTGCCGCCTCCTAAGGAGGTCATTAATGGAAACATCAAGACAGTGACTGAGTACAAGATAGATGAGGATGGCAAGAAGTTGAAG ATTGTACGCACCTTCAGGATTGAGACCCGGAAGGCCTCAAAGGCTGTCGCGAGGAGGAAG AACTGGAAGAAGTTTGGGAACTCAGAGTTTGACCCACCAGGGCCCAATGTGGCTACCACCACAGTCAGCGACGACGTCTCCATGACGTTCATCACCAGCAAAGAG GACCTGAACTGCCAGGAGGAGGAGGACCCAATGAACAAGCTAAAGGGCCAGAAGATCGTGTCCTGCCGCATCTGCAAGGGTGACCACTGGACCACCCGCTGCCCCTACAAGGACACACTGGGGCCCATGCAGAAGGAGCTGGCCGAGCAGCTGGGCCTGTCCACTGGCGAGAAGGAGAAGCTGCCTGGAG AGCTGGAGCCTGTGCAGGCCACCCAGAGCAAGACAGGGAAATACGTGCCGCCAAGCCTACGGGATGGGGCCAGCCGCCGTGGGGAGTCCATGCAGCCCAACCGCAGAG CCGATGACAATGCCACCATCCGCGTCACCAACCTGTCTGAGGACACACGGGAGACCGACCTGCAGGAACTCTTTCGGCCCTTTGGCTCCATCTCCCGCATCTACCTGGCGAAGGACAAGACCACCGGCCAGTCCAAG GGCTTTGCCTTCATCAGCTTCCACCGCCGCGAGGATGCTGCCCGCGCTATTGCTGGGGTGTCCGGCTTTGGATACGACCACCTCATCCTCAACGTTGAGTGGGCCAA GCCATCCACCAACTAA